The window TGGACGCCGCCCGCGCCGCCGGCCGCCGCGCTGGAGACGCGGGTCATCGACTCGCTCTCGGAGGTCGAGGAGCCCGACGCGCCGACGGTGCTGGTGCTGGACCGGGCGCTCGCCGTGGGGGCGGACGAGCTGGAGGCGGCGCTGCGGGCGCTTCCGGACGCCGTCATCGTCGTCCCGGCGGACGAGGAGACGGATGCCGTCGCGCGCTGGAGCGAGCGCGTGCTGCTGACGCTGCCCGGGGGGGACGAGGCGGCGGCGCGGGCCATCCGCGGCGCCCTGCGCCTTTCCGCCGCGCGGCTGTCGCAGGCGCGGCTGGAGCGCGAGCTGGCCGGTGCGCGCAGCCAGCTCCGCGAGCTGGCCGGCGTGGGGATGGCGCTGATGACGGAGCGCGATCCGGACCGCCTGCTGAACACCATCCTTTCCAAGGCCCGCCAGCTCACCGCCAGCGACGCGGGAAGCCTGTACCTGGTGGAAGAGGAGGATGGGGAGCGGCGCCTGTGCTTCACGCTGGCGCAGAACGATTCCATCGATGCGCCGTTCCGGGCCTTCACCCTGCCGCTGGACACCACCAGCGTGGCGGGGTACGCCGCCGTCACGGGCGAGACGCTGCGCATCGCCGACGCGTACGACCTGCCGGCGGACGCGCCGTACCGGCTGAACCGCAGCTTCGACGAGCGGTTCGGCTATCGCACCAGCTCCATGCTCGTCGTTCCGATGGTGGACCACCGCGGCGGCGTGGTGGGCGTGCTGCAGCTCATCAACCACAAGCGCGATCCCGAGGCGCGCATCGACGGCCCGGAGGCCGCGGCACAGTGGGTGACGCCCTACCGGCCGCGGGAGATGGAGGTGGTGCAGGCGCTGGCGGGGCAGGCGGCGGTCTCCATCGAAAACTCCCGCCTCTACCGCCAGGTGGAGAACCTGTTCGAGAGCTTCGTGAAGGCCGCCGTCGTCGCGGTGGACCAGCGCGATCCCGCCACCTCCGGCCACAGCGTGCGCGTGGCCACGCTGACCTGCGACCTGGCCGTGGCGCTGGAGCGCGGCGGGCGCGGGCCGTACGCGGGGATGCGCTTCACGAGCGAGCAGATGCGCGAGCTGCGCTACGCCTCGCTGCTCCACGACTTCGGCAAGGTGGGGGTGCGCGAGGAGGTGCTGGTGAAGCCCAAGAAGCTGCCCCCGCTGCTGATGGAGCGCGTGCAGGGCCGCTTCGCCTTCATCCGCCGCACGCTGGAGATGGAGCACTATCGCGCCCGCGCCCATGCCGCGGAGCGCGGCGAGCGGCTGGCGGACGCGGCCATGGAGGCGCGGATGGCGGAACTGGAGCGCGTGCGCACGCTCGTCCTTTCCGCGAACGAGCCCACCATCCTGCCGGAAAAGGCCGCGGCGGAGCTGGACGGGCTGTCGGCGCTCACCTTCGCCGGGCCGGAGGGCATGCCGCTGCCGTACGTGACGGAAGAGGAGCTGGCGTACCTGCGCATTCCCAAGGGCTCGCTCACGGAGGAGGAGCGCAAGGAAATCGAGAGCCACGTGGAGCAGACGTACCGGTTTCTGGTGCAGATCCCGTGGACGGGCGACCTGGGCAACGTGGCGGCGATCGCCTACGGGCACCACGAAAAGCTGAACGGCAGGGGCTACCCGCGCGGCGTGTCGGCGGACGGCATCCCCCCGCAGACGCGGATGATGACCGTCGCCGACATCTTCGACGCGCTGACGGCCAGCGACCGTCCCTACAAGCGCGCCGTGAGCGCCGAGAAGGCCATCGACATCCTGCACATGGAGGCGCGCGACGGCCTGCTGGACACCGACCTGGTGGAAACGATGGTGGAAAGCGGCGTCTACCGGCGCATCCTGGAGGTGGACTGGCGGGCGTTGTAACGCGATTTCCATCCCCTCCGCTCCCGCCGCCCCGGGCCCCCGAGCACACCGCTCGCGGGGCCCGGGGCTTTTCCGCCCGCGGGCCCCCCACGGACGCGTAGCGGACTGAAACCTGCAATGGCCGCGGCTCCGATCGGCGCGGGCCCGGTCCCGCCGCGGCGGGCCAAGGCCGCACACGTCATGGACTTCTGAACGGCGGGGCAGATCGAAATGGACCAGCAGCAGACCAAGACCCGCGGGGTCGCCGACATCGTGTTCCTGATCGACATCTCCGGGAGCATGGCGCCCGCCATCGACGCCCTCAAGGCGAACATCGGCACCTTCGTGGAGTCGCTGAGCGGCGGCGAAGGCAACAACATCTCGCCCGTCCGCGACTGGCGCGCCAAGGCCGTGGGCTACAGCGACTTCGACGAAGACCCGCAGCCGTTCATCGACAACCCGTTCGTCACCGACGTCGAGGCCCTGCGCGCGCAGCTGGCCGGCCTGGTGGCCGGGGGCGGCGGCGACGAGCCCGAGTCGCTGCTCGACGCGCTGTACAAGGTGTCCACCATGCCGCAGACCGAGAAGGGCGCGCAGAGCCTGGACGCGACCAAGTGGCGGTACCGCAGCGACGCGGCGCGCGTAGTGGTGGTGTTCACCGACGCCTCGTTCAAGCCTACCATGTCCATCCCCGAGGCCAAGGGCGGCGGCATTCAGGACGTGATGAACGCGGTGATCAACAACCGCGTGATCCTCAGCCTGTTCGCGCCCGACATGCCGGGCTACGACGAGCTCAGCCAGATCGACAAGTCCGAGTGGGAGGCCATTTCGTACCCGGGGCTGAACCCGCAGGATGCGCTGGCCAAGTTCACGTCGGACCAGGCCAACTTCAAGAACACCCTTCGGCAGCTGGCGGCCAGCGTGTCGAAGTCGGCCGAGACCGTGGCGCTCTGACCGGGGATGGCCAAGAAGCTCAAGGTGGGCGACGCCGTCAACGGGTACCAGATCGACAAGGTGTTCGGGCCCGGGGCCATGGCCATCTCGTACGCGGCGCGCAAGTCGTCGGGGCAGCGGGTGTTCTTCAAGCAGTACAAGTCGCCCTCCGTCACCGTCGCCTGGTACCGCGACTACGTGCGCTACCAGAAGGAGCTGAACCGGCGGATCGCCGAGAGCCCGGCGCGCAACTTCTGCGTGCGCGCCATCGACTCGTTCGAGGCGGTGTGGGGCGGGCGCACGTACTTCCAGGTCTTCGAGCTGGTGGAGAACGGCGCCGACCTGGGCGGCATCTTCGAGCGCGAGGCCGAGGCGAACGGCGGGCACACGCTCGCCGTTCCCTTCAAGGACACGCGGCTGTGGGAGCAGCACGTGATCTGGGCCAAGGTGCTGATGTCGGGCATCAACACGTTGCACGCGGCCAATGTCGCGCACGCCGACCTGAAGCCCGACAACGCGTTCCTGATCGAGGACCCGTCTATCGCGGCGGGCTTCCAGCTGAAGCTGATCGACCTGGACTTTTCGGTGCTCACCGACCAGACGGCGCCATGGCACGGGCACCAGGGGTACGTGGGCACCGACAACTATCGCTCGCCCGAGCACTTTACGGCGGGCGCCAAGCCGGGCGCCGCCTCGGACGTGTTCACCTGCGGGTTGATCCTCTACCAGCTGCTCGCGGGACGTCATCCGTACTGGGCCGAGGACCAGTCGGAGTACGCCCGGATGGCGCTGGCGCACGCCGCCGAGCGCCCTGTGCTGGGCGGCACCATGCCGGCCCCGGCGACGAACGAGGCCGTTTCCGACATCCTCTGGCGCTGCCTGTCGCCGCGCCCGGCGGACCGCCCCACGGCCGCCGAAGTGCGCGACGTGCTCACGGGGCGCATCGGTGGGAAGACGGCCAGCGCCGCATCCGGTGCCGTGGCGCCTCCGGCCGCCGCGCCGGCGCCGACTCCCGCTGCGACTGCGGCTCCGCCGCCGGCTCCTGCTGCGACGCCGGCTCCCGCTGCGCCCACGCCGCCACCGGTCGCACCGGCACCGAGAGCAGCCGCGCCAGCTGCACCGCCGGTCACTCCGCCGCCGGTCCGTCCGCCTGCCCCGACG of the Longimicrobium sp. genome contains:
- a CDS encoding HD domain-containing phosphohydrolase, which translates into the protein MSTLIPGSAASAGPLPPRVARAPRPLLLHSTAWTPPAPPAAALETRVIDSLSEVEEPDAPTVLVLDRALAVGADELEAALRALPDAVIVVPADEETDAVARWSERVLLTLPGGDEAAARAIRGALRLSAARLSQARLERELAGARSQLRELAGVGMALMTERDPDRLLNTILSKARQLTASDAGSLYLVEEEDGERRLCFTLAQNDSIDAPFRAFTLPLDTTSVAGYAAVTGETLRIADAYDLPADAPYRLNRSFDERFGYRTSSMLVVPMVDHRGGVVGVLQLINHKRDPEARIDGPEAAAQWVTPYRPREMEVVQALAGQAAVSIENSRLYRQVENLFESFVKAAVVAVDQRDPATSGHSVRVATLTCDLAVALERGGRGPYAGMRFTSEQMRELRYASLLHDFGKVGVREEVLVKPKKLPPLLMERVQGRFAFIRRTLEMEHYRARAHAAERGERLADAAMEARMAELERVRTLVLSANEPTILPEKAAAELDGLSALTFAGPEGMPLPYVTEEELAYLRIPKGSLTEEERKEIESHVEQTYRFLVQIPWTGDLGNVAAIAYGHHEKLNGRGYPRGVSADGIPPQTRMMTVADIFDALTASDRPYKRAVSAEKAIDILHMEARDGLLDTDLVETMVESGVYRRILEVDWRAL
- a CDS encoding vWA domain-containing protein, coding for MDQQQTKTRGVADIVFLIDISGSMAPAIDALKANIGTFVESLSGGEGNNISPVRDWRAKAVGYSDFDEDPQPFIDNPFVTDVEALRAQLAGLVAGGGGDEPESLLDALYKVSTMPQTEKGAQSLDATKWRYRSDAARVVVVFTDASFKPTMSIPEAKGGGIQDVMNAVINNRVILSLFAPDMPGYDELSQIDKSEWEAISYPGLNPQDALAKFTSDQANFKNTLRQLAASVSKSAETVAL
- a CDS encoding protein kinase domain-containing protein translates to MAKKLKVGDAVNGYQIDKVFGPGAMAISYAARKSSGQRVFFKQYKSPSVTVAWYRDYVRYQKELNRRIAESPARNFCVRAIDSFEAVWGGRTYFQVFELVENGADLGGIFEREAEANGGHTLAVPFKDTRLWEQHVIWAKVLMSGINTLHAANVAHADLKPDNAFLIEDPSIAAGFQLKLIDLDFSVLTDQTAPWHGHQGYVGTDNYRSPEHFTAGAKPGAASDVFTCGLILYQLLAGRHPYWAEDQSEYARMALAHAAERPVLGGTMPAPATNEAVSDILWRCLSPRPADRPTAAEVRDVLTGRIGGKTASAASGAVAPPAAAPAPTPAATAAPPPAPAATPAPAAPTPPPVAPAPRAAAPAAPPVTPPPVRPPAPTPPAPAPAARPARAGGAPLTAARIQLAGESGQMVTIGVRTPLGKHMVRQFGDDFAVWDTEQCTLDRGNDGAWQIVPKAGTTNETLLNGAAITAPQPLREGDVIAVGREAKGIAKLPLTVRAA